A genomic stretch from Bdellovibrionales bacterium CG10_big_fil_rev_8_21_14_0_10_45_34 includes:
- a CDS encoding adenosylhomocysteinase has translation MDNREHFNELARWGRKEIEIAEKEMPGLMALRQEYGNAQPLKGAKIAGCLHMTIQTAVLIETLTALGAEIRWSSCNIFSTQDHAAVAIAATGIPVFAWKGETDEEFNWCIEQTILGWGPEGYNLILDDGGDLTNMMHEDRFSELIKKVVGLSEETTTGVHNLEKLHSKGKLKLPAININDSVTKSKFDNLYGCRESLADGIKRATDTMLAGKVIAVAGYGDVGKGCAHSMRSYGARVLITEIDPICALQAAMEGFEVVSMESAAPQADIFVTATGCCDILTSKHFSVMKDGAIVCNIGHFDIEIDMAWLNKNTKMVEIKPQVDEHEFSDGRRIVVLAKGRLVNLGCATGHPSFVMSNSFTNQVIAQIELFTNRDKYSEVQVYRLPKYLDEKVARLHLGKLGVELTELSDKQSQYLGLSKEGPYKPEHYRY, from the coding sequence ATGGATAACCGCGAACATTTTAACGAATTAGCAAGATGGGGCCGAAAAGAAATTGAAATAGCTGAAAAAGAAATGCCAGGTCTCATGGCCCTAAGGCAAGAATACGGCAACGCTCAACCACTTAAAGGTGCAAAGATAGCGGGCTGCCTGCATATGACAATTCAAACTGCTGTACTCATTGAAACGTTGACGGCACTTGGGGCAGAAATTCGCTGGTCTTCATGCAATATTTTTTCCACTCAGGATCACGCGGCAGTAGCAATTGCAGCAACTGGCATTCCTGTTTTTGCCTGGAAGGGAGAAACAGACGAAGAATTCAACTGGTGCATTGAGCAGACAATTCTAGGTTGGGGTCCTGAGGGCTATAACCTGATATTGGATGATGGTGGCGATCTTACCAATATGATGCACGAAGATCGATTTTCTGAACTTATTAAGAAGGTTGTTGGTCTTTCAGAAGAAACGACGACGGGTGTTCACAATCTTGAAAAGCTCCACAGTAAGGGCAAGTTGAAACTTCCTGCCATCAACATCAATGACTCTGTAACTAAAAGTAAATTCGATAACCTTTATGGATGTAGAGAATCTTTGGCAGACGGAATAAAGCGCGCCACTGACACTATGCTTGCCGGCAAAGTCATCGCAGTCGCCGGTTACGGTGATGTTGGTAAGGGATGTGCTCACTCAATGAGAAGCTACGGCGCCAGAGTGTTGATCACCGAGATTGACCCTATTTGCGCTTTACAAGCAGCGATGGAGGGCTTTGAGGTAGTTTCTATGGAGAGTGCGGCCCCTCAAGCAGATATTTTTGTCACCGCAACAGGCTGCTGCGACATACTAACCTCTAAGCACTTTAGCGTTATGAAAGACGGAGCCATTGTTTGCAACATAGGTCACTTCGACATCGAGATCGATATGGCATGGCTCAATAAGAATACGAAGATGGTTGAGATTAAACCTCAGGTTGATGAGCACGAGTTTTCAGATGGTCGCAGAATCGTGGTACTTGCCAAGGGTCGGCTTGTGAATTTGGGCTGTGCTACAGGGCATCCATCGTTTGTTATGAGTAACTCATTTACAAACCAGGTCATTGCGCAGATTGAGCTCTTTACCAACCGTGATAAGTACTCAGAAGTTCAGGTTTATCGACTTCCAAAATACCTCGATGAAAAAGTGGCAAGGCTACATCTGGGTAAGTTGGGTGTTGAGTTGACTGAGCTTTCTGACAAGCAGTCTCAGTACCTTGGTCTTTCAAAAGAAGGTCCGTACAAACCTGAGCACTATCGCTACTAG
- the map gene encoding type I methionyl aminopeptidase, producing the protein MEASRQSFVNGMQKAGRLAAETLKFAGTLVKAGITTNEIDQAVYDFTLSKGAAPAPLNYKGFPKSVCTSVNDVICHGVPDETVLKNGDIINIDVTSILNGYYGDTSATFYVGEVSERAKAITQAAYDAMIKGIEAIEPGGRTGDIGFAIGKFVTKKGYHSVKDIGGHGIGQKFHMDPFVPSFGKKGRGDPLRPFTCITVEPMINETSEEHVEYSIPGSEIKYYRTIDGTLSSQFEHTVLITDQGYEIMTLT; encoded by the coding sequence ATGGAAGCATCTCGACAAAGTTTCGTAAATGGAATGCAAAAAGCTGGGCGGCTCGCTGCTGAAACGCTCAAATTTGCTGGTACCCTCGTAAAAGCTGGTATTACCACTAATGAAATCGACCAAGCCGTCTATGACTTTACTTTGTCAAAAGGTGCGGCGCCAGCTCCCCTTAATTACAAAGGCTTCCCCAAATCCGTTTGTACCTCTGTCAATGACGTCATTTGCCATGGTGTTCCTGATGAAACAGTTCTCAAAAACGGCGACATTATCAATATCGATGTCACGAGTATCTTAAATGGCTACTACGGTGACACTTCAGCCACCTTTTATGTGGGAGAAGTCTCAGAGCGCGCAAAAGCGATCACCCAAGCAGCCTATGATGCAATGATTAAAGGAATCGAGGCTATCGAGCCAGGTGGACGAACCGGAGATATCGGATTTGCCATTGGTAAGTTTGTCACCAAGAAGGGATATCACTCCGTAAAAGACATCGGAGGGCACGGTATCGGTCAAAAGTTTCATATGGACCCGTTTGTCCCCTCTTTTGGTAAAAAGGGCCGTGGCGATCCCTTAAGGCCCTTTACATGCATAACTGTGGAACCCATGATCAACGAAACCAGTGAAGAACACGTCGAATACAGCATTCCTGGAAGTGAGATAAAGTACTACCGCACCATAGATGGAACTCTTTCATCACAATTTGAACATACGGTACTGATTACCGACCAGGGGTATGAAATCATGACTCTAACTTAG
- a CDS encoding energy-dependent translational throttle protein EttA translates to MSEEIIYTMKGVGKVVPPKRQILKDIYLSYYLGAKIGVLGLNGSGKSSLLKIMAGVDHDFLGEAFPAKELKVGYLAQEPELDLAKTVKENVEDGVGQLKDLLREFEAIGAKFAEPMDEDEMTRLIEKQGQVQEKIEALDGWDLDRKIDIALDALNCPPAEVVVGQLSGGEKRRVALARLLISEPDILLLDEPTNHLDAKSVAWLERYLKEFPGTVIAVTHDRYFLDNVAGWILELDRGEGIPWKGNYSSWLEQKEKRFSNEQRAETKRVRTLERELEWVRMSPRARQAKSKARISNYENLLKEPTAEKLQEVQIFIPPGPRLGELVIELDHVSKTFNDKVIIEDFSAKIPRGAIVGVIGPNGAGKTTLFRLITAGETPTSGSLRMGETVKVAYVDQERDSLNPNKSVFEEITGGSEIMMIGSKEMNSRAYVSRFNFSGQDQQKLVGNLSGGERNRVQLAKLLQKGSNLLLLDEPTNDLDVNTIRALEEALLEYGGTAVVISHDRWFLDRICTHIMAFEGEGKVEFLEGNFADYEADLKRRQGEEGLKPHRFKYKKVVH, encoded by the coding sequence ATGTCTGAAGAAATCATCTATACCATGAAGGGTGTTGGCAAAGTTGTGCCTCCAAAGCGACAGATATTAAAAGATATCTATTTGTCTTATTATCTCGGGGCAAAAATCGGTGTGCTGGGTTTGAATGGATCTGGCAAGAGCTCTCTCTTAAAAATCATGGCAGGAGTGGATCATGACTTCCTGGGCGAAGCCTTTCCTGCAAAAGAGTTAAAAGTTGGGTATCTTGCGCAAGAGCCCGAACTAGATTTGGCAAAGACTGTTAAAGAAAACGTTGAAGACGGCGTTGGGCAGCTCAAGGATCTCTTGCGAGAGTTTGAAGCCATTGGGGCTAAGTTTGCTGAACCTATGGACGAAGATGAAATGACTCGTCTCATTGAGAAGCAAGGGCAAGTTCAAGAGAAAATAGAAGCGCTAGATGGCTGGGACCTCGATAGAAAAATTGATATTGCACTAGATGCCTTGAATTGCCCTCCAGCGGAAGTAGTGGTTGGCCAGCTTTCAGGAGGGGAAAAGCGCCGTGTGGCCCTGGCTAGGCTGCTGATTTCAGAGCCTGATATTTTGCTGCTCGATGAGCCAACGAACCATTTGGATGCAAAGTCGGTTGCTTGGTTAGAGAGGTATTTGAAGGAGTTTCCGGGCACTGTCATTGCAGTGACTCACGACAGATACTTTCTCGACAATGTGGCCGGTTGGATTTTAGAGCTCGACAGAGGTGAAGGAATTCCTTGGAAGGGCAATTACTCCTCGTGGTTAGAACAAAAAGAAAAGCGTTTTTCAAATGAACAAAGGGCAGAAACAAAACGTGTTCGTACCTTAGAGCGAGAGCTTGAGTGGGTACGAATGAGTCCTCGCGCTCGGCAGGCTAAGTCTAAGGCGCGGATTTCTAATTATGAAAATCTACTGAAGGAACCCACTGCGGAGAAACTTCAAGAAGTGCAGATTTTTATACCGCCAGGCCCTCGGCTAGGCGAATTGGTCATTGAGCTAGATCACGTTTCTAAGACTTTCAATGATAAGGTAATTATTGAGGACTTTAGTGCCAAAATTCCGCGCGGCGCTATTGTGGGAGTTATTGGTCCAAATGGAGCCGGAAAGACAACTCTCTTTAGGTTGATCACGGCGGGGGAGACTCCGACGAGTGGCTCGCTAAGAATGGGCGAAACTGTTAAAGTCGCTTACGTGGATCAAGAACGAGATTCTCTCAATCCGAACAAATCTGTCTTTGAAGAAATAACAGGCGGCAGTGAAATCATGATGATCGGCTCAAAAGAGATGAACTCAAGAGCTTACGTTTCGCGATTTAATTTTTCAGGGCAGGATCAACAGAAATTGGTCGGAAATCTATCCGGCGGAGAGCGCAATAGAGTTCAGCTGGCAAAGCTTCTTCAAAAAGGGTCGAACCTGTTGTTACTCGATGAACCAACGAACGATTTAGACGTCAACACGATCCGTGCACTTGAAGAGGCACTCCTTGAGTACGGCGGTACAGCGGTTGTCATATCTCACGATAGATGGTTTTTGGATCGTATCTGTACGCACATTATGGCGTTTGAAGGCGAAGGCAAGGTGGAGTTCCTCGAGGGCAATTTTGCTGATTATGAAGCAGATCTTAAGCGTCGCCAGGGTGAAGAGGGCTTAAAACCCCATCGATTCAAGTACAAGAAAGTCGTTCACTAA
- a CDS encoding ferrochelatase: MNQRIYLLVNLGTPASPSTSDVRRYLGEFLMDPYVIDIPTPLRWLLVHGIILRTRPSRSAAAYEKIWSKEGSPLLFHTRKLTEQVNTRYEGQSLKDRAFFCMRYGEPSISSGITQILENTKATTDGAEIFVIPLYPHFADSATTTALAKFEQEIAKAFVKRGFSSCSNKLGQERDGIWRHLAFKKQQVRIQLKSVPHFYQSRMWIDSLVGSIKNATLEEDEFLLLSFHGLPERHIKKRDRDQPPRCLISANCCAQPSEFAKEYCYRAQCFQTLRDVQRELKLPIDRVSLGFQSRLGRNKWIDPSTTNQLVQLRKNGVEKLVVACPSFVGDCLETLEEVNIALREQWTHLGGKSFRYIACLNETEMWVDNLTTWLTEL, translated from the coding sequence ATGAACCAAAGAATCTATCTTCTCGTTAATCTCGGAACGCCTGCCTCTCCTTCGACTTCAGATGTTCGTCGATATCTAGGGGAGTTTCTTATGGACCCTTACGTTATCGACATCCCTACTCCGCTGAGATGGCTACTTGTACATGGAATCATTCTGCGAACTCGCCCCTCAAGGTCAGCTGCTGCTTATGAGAAAATTTGGTCGAAAGAGGGATCCCCTTTATTATTCCACACTCGAAAACTCACTGAACAAGTAAATACGCGCTACGAAGGCCAATCACTAAAAGATCGAGCTTTTTTTTGCATGAGGTATGGAGAACCCAGTATTTCTAGTGGCATTACCCAAATACTTGAAAATACTAAGGCTACAACCGATGGAGCCGAAATCTTCGTCATTCCACTCTACCCGCATTTTGCCGACTCTGCCACAACCACAGCGCTCGCGAAGTTCGAGCAAGAGATAGCGAAAGCTTTTGTGAAAAGAGGTTTTTCTAGTTGCTCCAATAAATTAGGGCAAGAACGAGACGGGATATGGAGACATCTCGCATTTAAAAAACAGCAAGTGCGAATTCAGCTAAAAAGTGTCCCACACTTTTACCAATCTCGCATGTGGATAGACTCATTGGTTGGAAGCATTAAAAATGCCACTTTAGAAGAAGACGAATTCCTATTGCTCAGTTTTCATGGCCTCCCTGAGAGGCATATTAAAAAGCGCGACAGAGACCAACCTCCTAGATGTCTTATAAGCGCGAACTGCTGCGCCCAACCCTCGGAGTTCGCCAAAGAATATTGTTACCGAGCGCAATGCTTTCAAACTTTAAGAGATGTTCAAAGAGAACTTAAACTTCCTATCGATCGTGTATCTCTCGGTTTTCAGTCGCGGCTAGGAAGAAATAAATGGATCGATCCATCCACTACGAACCAACTGGTCCAATTGCGAAAAAACGGAGTCGAAAAACTTGTCGTTGCTTGCCCTAGTTTTGTTGGCGACTGTCTTGAGACGCTTGAAGAGGTCAATATCGCGCTCAGAGAGCAGTGGACTCATTTAGGTGGTAAGAGCTTT